From the genome of Candidatus Nitrosocosmicus oleophilus, one region includes:
- a CDS encoding IS5-like element ISThar1 family transposase translates to MIDWPSYNRSLVQRGEILFSYDFLDGWGSEIENMNINKKGKPFVFPDSFILAIGYIRYLFHLPYRQTQGIIKATGKRLPANPPSYGHICKRINKLNIDIKRDKMDDDDDLIISIDSTGIKITNRGQWMDEKWNTQNRKGYLKIHVAVDIKTRKIIALEVTDEKVHDGKMLKKLVNHVLDSREPNTVKIKSVLADGAYDSNPNFVYLEDKKINPGIKVRRNSIVSPKNNRLRNNEVKLQAKDLLKWKTKRKYGQRWISETVFSAIKRMFGEYTSANRFQNMVKEIMIKVSLYNIFRRI, encoded by the coding sequence GTGATAGACTGGCCCTCTTACAATCGCTCATTAGTTCAACGCGGTGAGATCCTCTTCTCGTATGATTTCCTTGATGGTTGGGGTTCAGAGATAGAGAATATGAATATAAACAAAAAGGGTAAACCATTTGTATTTCCAGATTCTTTCATCTTGGCCATTGGTTACATTCGCTATTTATTTCACCTACCATACAGACAAACCCAAGGTATAATTAAGGCCACAGGAAAAAGGTTACCTGCTAATCCACCAAGTTATGGTCACATCTGTAAACGAATCAACAAGCTAAACATCGATATTAAAAGAGACAAGATGGATGACGATGATGACCTAATAATATCAATAGACAGTACAGGTATCAAGATTACTAACAGAGGTCAGTGGATGGATGAGAAATGGAATACACAAAATAGAAAAGGATATCTCAAGATCCACGTTGCTGTAGACATAAAGACCAGGAAAATCATTGCTTTGGAAGTGACAGATGAGAAGGTACATGATGGGAAAATGCTAAAGAAACTAGTCAATCATGTTTTGGATTCGAGAGAACCAAACACTGTAAAGATAAAATCGGTACTAGCTGATGGAGCCTATGATTCAAATCCAAACTTTGTGTATCTTGAGGACAAAAAGATCAATCCAGGTATAAAGGTAAGAAGGAACTCTATTGTTTCTCCTAAAAACAATAGGTTAAGGAACAACGAAGTAAAGTTACAAGCAAAGGATCTGTTGAAATGGAAGACAAAAAGAAAATACGGACAGAGATGGATATCTGAAACTGTGTTCTCAGCTATAAAGAGAATGTTTGGTGAATACACATCAGCAAACAGGTTTCAAAACATGGTAAAGGAGATCATGATAAAAGTATCATTGTATAACATTTTTAGAAGAATATAA
- a CDS encoding HAD-IC family P-type ATPase, which produces MTVSKSNNNNGKSSIISAINSIVILDSITKMDPRYLAKNNPVMFTVELGFLVVLFAAIFPNISETFVSQNQIFYIEVAIILILTVWFATFSESLSEAQARARVDSLKKLEKEVTARKLEHGKEVVVKSSQLKPGDEVKVYAGEYIPRDGLVVSGVTFIDESMMTGESNPVFKEKDDHVLGGTIVTTDSIVVEITAEAGKSYLDEMVGLIENATRPKTQNEIALTILLAGLSLIFITVIVTLLFSAYFLGYNTDIATLVALLVALMPTTIGGLLPAIGVAGITRLGKDNIIAKSGKGIEAAGDCDILILDKTGTITEGSRSAIEFIPMAKYTEEDVGQAAYAASIQDNTHEGKSIVDLSEERKHLPPMLEKMISARPIEFTAETRVSGIEFIPSKVVKLDKDDEEELRNLAKTVTSQQEADSSTLENLEDVIDRSSHGKIHDMLLDMEKNSFANPVKILKGSVDVIIELAKSNPSLNTAELKWKAQEVAKKGETPLAIAINDEVIGLVVLKDNLKENIRQKLDEVHTAGITTIMITGDNQVTAQVIAREANVNQVMAAAKPTDKLQRVLEEQQKGHIIGMVGDGTNDAPALAKADIGLAMNSGTAAAKEAANMVDLDSDPSKILKVVKLGKQLLMTRGAITTFSIANDAAKYFAILPSMFADDNPKLASLNIMQLSSPETAILSTLIFNALIIPALIPLSLRGIKFKAEQTQQLFVRNILIYGVGGAALPFVAIKAIDMLLSTFMS; this is translated from the coding sequence ATGACTGTATCAAAATCAAATAACAATAACGGTAAAAGCAGTATAATATCAGCTATTAATTCCATAGTAATACTTGATTCAATAACAAAGATGGATCCAAGGTACCTTGCAAAAAACAACCCGGTTATGTTCACTGTAGAACTAGGATTTCTAGTTGTCCTTTTTGCGGCAATATTCCCGAACATATCTGAAACGTTTGTATCTCAAAATCAAATATTCTATATAGAAGTAGCCATCATCCTTATTCTCACGGTATGGTTTGCTACCTTTTCAGAGTCTTTGTCCGAAGCTCAAGCAAGGGCTCGTGTAGATTCGCTAAAGAAGTTGGAAAAGGAGGTGACTGCAAGAAAATTAGAACACGGAAAGGAAGTAGTCGTCAAATCATCTCAGCTTAAACCAGGTGATGAAGTAAAAGTGTATGCTGGCGAATATATTCCTAGGGATGGATTGGTTGTAAGCGGGGTAACCTTTATCGATGAATCAATGATGACAGGTGAGTCCAACCCTGTATTTAAGGAAAAAGATGATCACGTACTGGGTGGGACCATAGTAACCACAGATAGTATCGTAGTAGAAATAACTGCAGAAGCTGGAAAAAGCTATTTAGACGAAATGGTTGGCTTAATTGAAAATGCAACTAGACCCAAAACACAAAATGAAATAGCCTTGACCATTCTTTTGGCTGGTCTGTCTCTTATTTTTATTACCGTGATTGTAACTTTGTTGTTTTCTGCCTATTTTTTGGGCTACAATACAGACATAGCCACGTTGGTAGCATTATTGGTTGCGCTAATGCCCACCACCATTGGAGGTTTACTTCCAGCTATTGGTGTGGCAGGTATTACTAGATTAGGTAAAGATAATATCATAGCCAAGTCAGGTAAAGGAATTGAGGCAGCCGGGGATTGTGATATTCTTATCTTAGATAAAACAGGAACAATAACAGAAGGTAGCAGAAGTGCTATTGAATTTATTCCTATGGCAAAATATACCGAAGAAGATGTAGGTCAAGCAGCATATGCAGCATCTATACAAGACAATACTCATGAAGGTAAATCAATTGTGGACCTATCTGAGGAGAGAAAGCATCTTCCACCAATGCTAGAAAAAATGATTTCTGCAAGACCTATTGAATTTACTGCAGAAACTAGGGTAAGTGGCATAGAATTCATCCCAAGTAAAGTTGTTAAACTGGATAAAGACGATGAAGAAGAGCTACGAAATCTTGCAAAAACAGTTACAAGTCAACAAGAAGCAGATTCATCAACACTTGAGAATCTGGAAGATGTTATCGACAGGTCTAGTCATGGTAAAATACATGATATGTTACTAGATATGGAGAAAAACTCATTTGCAAATCCAGTAAAAATTCTCAAAGGTTCGGTGGATGTAATTATTGAATTAGCAAAGTCGAATCCTAGCTTAAATACTGCCGAACTAAAATGGAAAGCTCAAGAAGTAGCCAAGAAGGGTGAAACCCCGTTAGCAATTGCGATTAACGACGAAGTAATAGGATTGGTAGTCTTAAAGGACAACCTCAAAGAAAATATCCGTCAAAAACTCGATGAAGTCCATACTGCAGGAATAACTACTATTATGATAACAGGAGACAATCAGGTAACGGCTCAAGTAATAGCTCGAGAAGCAAACGTTAATCAAGTAATGGCTGCAGCCAAACCAACTGACAAGCTACAGAGAGTATTAGAAGAACAACAAAAAGGCCACATTATAGGGATGGTTGGCGATGGGACAAATGATGCACCTGCATTGGCTAAGGCTGATATAGGATTAGCCATGAATAGTGGAACAGCTGCTGCAAAAGAAGCCGCAAACATGGTAGATCTTGACTCTGACCCATCTAAAATCCTCAAAGTAGTAAAACTAGGAAAACAATTGTTGATGACTAGAGGTGCAATTACTACCTTTAGTATCGCTAATGACGCTGCAAAATATTTCGCAATTCTTCCCTCGATGTTTGCAGATGATAATCCTAAACTAGCATCCCTAAACATAATGCAACTTTCAAGTCCAGAAACTGCAATTCTTTCAACATTAATTTTTAATGCTCTGATAATTCCTGCACTTATTCCTCTTTCATTAAGAGGAATAAAATTCAAAGCTGAGCAAACACAGCAGTTATTTGTGCGAAATATTCTTATTTATGGAGTAGGGGGCGCAGCATTACCATTCGTAGCAATAAAGGCAATAGACATGTTACTTTCAACATTCATGAGTTAA
- a CDS encoding ion channel, which produces MKRKIGPLLIVLLSIADLIVLVGMLLTLPTNATGGIIYSFDFLVVCLLAFSFSRRLKVSKHRKGFLFKYWYEIPGMIPIVVFALVAQGSDIPDGIITVGVMLRGLAMINAFKLSPNLEEKSKILGGHVLLQLFIIFFLTLIILTFLFYSAEHKTPNSQIKNMGDALWWTIQTTSTATFGPNPTTDVGRIVGTITMFVGVGITGTFISTLAAGLTKSRIKDTPNNENDPEQILKMRLAKGEITKEVFLELKRLISSEGKN; this is translated from the coding sequence ATGAAAAGGAAAATAGGACCTCTTCTAATTGTTCTGCTTAGTATAGCGGATCTAATTGTACTTGTTGGAATGCTTCTAACTTTACCCACCAATGCCACAGGGGGCATTATTTATTCCTTTGATTTCTTGGTAGTCTGTCTTCTCGCTTTTAGTTTTAGTCGAAGATTAAAAGTATCCAAACATAGGAAAGGATTCCTGTTCAAGTATTGGTATGAAATACCTGGAATGATCCCAATTGTAGTGTTTGCTTTGGTTGCACAAGGGTCAGATATTCCTGATGGAATCATTACAGTAGGAGTAATGTTAAGAGGATTAGCGATGATAAATGCATTTAAGCTATCGCCTAATTTGGAGGAAAAATCAAAAATACTGGGCGGGCACGTACTATTGCAACTGTTTATAATCTTCTTTTTGACTCTTATAATCTTAACATTCTTGTTTTATTCTGCAGAACATAAAACCCCCAATTCTCAAATAAAAAATATGGGTGATGCCCTCTGGTGGACAATCCAAACTACATCAACAGCTACTTTCGGACCCAATCCAACTACCGACGTGGGCAGAATAGTAGGAACTATTACTATGTTTGTTGGTGTTGGAATTACTGGCACTTTTATTTCAACCCTTGCTGCAGGATTGACCAAGTCCCGGATTAAAGATACACCTAACAACGAAAACGACCCCGAACAGATACTCAAGATGAGATTAGCAAAGGGCGAGATTACCAAAGAAGTTTTTTTAGAACTTAAAAGGTTGATATCATCTGAAGGAAAGAATTAA
- the kdpA gene encoding potassium-transporting ATPase subunit KdpA: protein MDTTIQFCVLIVGTIGLATIFGTYLARMITFEMRPLEKTLARVESGFYRVIGINATKQMSWKEYFLALFITNMAVVVFIILILTFQNYLPLSEGKGGFSFDLAVNTAISFITDTNLQHYVGDQQFSITSQMVAITFTMFIAPASGIAAAFAFIRSFIRKNYGLGNFYVDLTRIIITLLLPVAVVSALVLMVIGLPQTLQPSIETNTLEGLVNNNSSNTQTINMGPVASLESIKLLGSNGGGFFGSNSAHPFENPTGLSNMYEMFLMLIIPLSFPIAYARLMGKGRGIAILIAMLIGFGTLIVIATSVESGPLLLETRFGSFGSILFDTVSLGTNTGAANSALAGMSPEATISFFLAMFVQAIPGAVGTGMMSMIIFVLLTLFIVGLMVGKTPEFMSMKIRPKDIKLAVYIFLLHPAIILIPTVIALGTGNAQAIIGNEVTPMGYTQTLYEYTSAAANNGSDYFGASADTPFWNYSTAIVMFLGRYLPLALMLAIAGSFTLKDRKEVIEPIKTQGPLFITVLVTLTFLLTALTFFPFIILGPFSI, encoded by the coding sequence TTGGATACGACAATTCAGTTTTGTGTTCTCATAGTGGGGACTATAGGTCTAGCAACCATTTTTGGTACTTACCTTGCTAGAATGATAACCTTCGAAATGAGACCATTGGAAAAAACTCTAGCTAGAGTAGAAAGCGGCTTTTATAGAGTAATTGGAATAAACGCAACTAAACAAATGAGTTGGAAAGAGTATTTTCTTGCTTTATTTATAACAAATATGGCAGTAGTTGTATTTATTATCCTCATTTTAACATTTCAGAATTATTTACCTTTATCAGAAGGTAAGGGGGGGTTTTCTTTCGATCTTGCTGTTAATACGGCGATTTCCTTTATCACTGATACAAATTTACAACATTATGTTGGCGACCAGCAATTTTCCATAACTTCTCAGATGGTCGCTATAACTTTTACGATGTTTATAGCCCCGGCATCAGGAATTGCGGCTGCATTTGCATTTATCCGCTCCTTCATACGAAAAAACTATGGCCTTGGCAATTTCTATGTAGATTTGACAAGAATTATTATAACACTTTTACTTCCGGTGGCTGTCGTTTCTGCACTTGTCTTGATGGTTATTGGACTTCCACAGACCCTTCAACCTTCTATAGAGACAAACACACTAGAAGGGCTTGTAAATAATAATTCATCAAATACTCAAACTATCAATATGGGACCCGTTGCATCTCTTGAATCAATAAAACTACTAGGTAGTAATGGTGGTGGATTCTTTGGTTCTAACTCTGCTCATCCATTTGAAAACCCAACTGGATTATCAAATATGTATGAGATGTTTTTGATGCTTATAATCCCACTCTCCTTTCCAATAGCATATGCTCGATTAATGGGTAAGGGGAGAGGAATAGCAATTCTTATAGCCATGCTGATCGGATTTGGAACTCTAATTGTAATCGCAACTTCAGTAGAAAGCGGTCCGTTACTACTTGAAACCCGATTTGGAAGTTTTGGAAGTATTCTATTTGATACCGTTTCTTTAGGAACAAACACGGGAGCGGCAAATTCTGCCTTAGCGGGAATGTCGCCTGAAGCCACGATTTCCTTTTTCCTAGCTATGTTTGTGCAAGCTATTCCCGGAGCAGTAGGGACAGGAATGATGAGTATGATTATCTTCGTTCTATTGACCCTGTTTATAGTAGGACTCATGGTGGGTAAAACACCAGAGTTTATGAGCATGAAAATAAGACCCAAGGACATCAAGTTAGCCGTCTATATCTTTCTTTTACATCCTGCAATAATATTGATACCCACTGTTATAGCGTTAGGTACGGGAAATGCACAGGCGATAATAGGTAACGAAGTTACCCCAATGGGCTACACTCAAACATTGTATGAATATACCTCAGCAGCCGCTAATAACGGGTCGGATTACTTTGGCGCATCAGCAGATACTCCATTTTGGAACTACTCTACTGCAATTGTGATGTTTCTTGGCAGATATTTGCCACTTGCCTTAATGTTAGCAATAGCAGGATCATTTACACTTAAGGACAGGAAAGAAGTAATAGAACCAATTAAAACTCAGGGTCCACTGTTTATAACGGTATTAGTTACGCTTACCTTCTTACTAACCGCCTTGACTTTCTTCCCGTTCATAATTTTGGGGCCATTTTCAATTTAG
- a CDS encoding potassium-transporting ATPase subunit C, which yields MENKNYEKENESNNEKLTASLILGNLKTAIRVLVVMVVVLGIAYPLILAEVGQLTLPFQSSGSIIEFKGEKTGSKLIAQEFDSDMFFHSRPPSDSASTVDPHLTPESAYAQIKNVSEATGIHQNTLRTLLNLNIEQNKVTNALFFAPDYVNVLQVNLELVNQYPEVYNRSEVSNLN from the coding sequence ATGGAAAATAAAAACTATGAAAAAGAAAACGAATCTAATAACGAAAAGCTTACAGCTAGTTTGATACTTGGTAACCTGAAAACTGCAATTAGAGTTTTGGTTGTCATGGTAGTAGTTCTTGGAATTGCCTATCCACTTATTCTGGCCGAAGTAGGACAGCTGACTTTGCCTTTCCAATCTAGTGGTAGCATTATAGAATTTAAAGGCGAGAAAACTGGTTCAAAATTGATAGCTCAGGAATTTGATTCAGACATGTTCTTTCACTCAAGGCCGCCAAGCGATTCTGCTTCAACAGTAGATCCCCATTTAACTCCAGAATCGGCATATGCTCAAATCAAAAACGTAAGTGAAGCTACGGGGATACATCAAAATACGCTGAGAACCTTGCTGAACCTAAACATTGAACAGAACAAGGTAACAAATGCACTTTTCTTTGCTCCAGATTACGTGAATGTATTACAAGTAAACTTAGAATTAGTAAATCAGTACCCAGAAGTCTACAATCGCTCGGAGGTATCTAATCTCAATTGA
- a CDS encoding tautomerase family protein, giving the protein MPIVNVQLFTGRTQKEKDRLAEAITEDVVKILRVGKEEVVIVFTEAPHGNWYASGVRL; this is encoded by the coding sequence ATGCCTATAGTTAATGTACAACTATTTACTGGAAGAACTCAAAAAGAAAAAGACAGATTGGCAGAAGCAATTACAGAGGATGTAGTTAAAATATTGAGAGTTGGTAAAGAAGAAGTTGTAATAGTATTTACTGAAGCACCTCATGGAAATTGGTATGCATCTGGTGTCCGTCTGTAA
- a CDS encoding MFS transporter, with product MNENERIDDKQENFSKSGLSPFKSAMYRTLWIAALFSYVGAAMYDVGASWLMTSLSSNPLFVSLITTATALPIFLFALPSGILSDIFDRRSILLVTCAYMFIISTLLGILTLIGLTTPTVLLIFTFALGAGLTMIKTPIIPTLSGLVPRSELPAALTLSALGGNIARVIGPTVGGLIVAAIAPWAVFFINSAAFIGMIIIVNRLPRKSDISQNQNSLPPENIVRAIRVQIRYIRHSQAARVLIVRAGLFTLCSSAVLSLLPFLARHELGLDSTGFGLLLGSFGMGAIAGGIAILPRLRPKASVESLITGSVVLLSIVTFAIGYIQDLLILCIVMAFGGAGYITILSTFYTIGIKSAPKWIGARVLAIYLLVLNGGLAIGSVIWGTVANVFGIQITLSVASLALAATIIAKKRYSSTLLNDLDFTPVSDHWSLPPQSSIDPSQYENQALITIEYNKIDPSLSDEFEHNVHELGRLLKSEGMAYWELFQDPTDTGHYIEIRIADTWTDHMRQHEYVTKNVQVMEDRIRALIKNCPTPTISHYIGKSPLK from the coding sequence ATGAATGAAAATGAAAGGATCGATGACAAACAAGAAAATTTTTCGAAATCAGGACTGAGTCCTTTCAAATCTGCTATGTATAGAACACTCTGGATAGCAGCTCTCTTCTCTTATGTTGGTGCCGCAATGTACGACGTGGGGGCATCTTGGTTAATGACTTCTCTTTCATCTAATCCATTATTTGTTTCTCTCATCACAACCGCTACTGCTTTACCAATTTTTCTATTTGCGTTACCATCAGGAATATTATCTGACATTTTTGATCGGCGCAGCATACTCCTTGTTACTTGTGCATACATGTTTATAATATCTACTTTACTAGGAATTCTTACTCTCATTGGTCTTACCACTCCAACAGTACTTTTGATATTTACTTTTGCATTAGGCGCGGGTCTGACTATGATTAAAACTCCTATCATCCCCACATTGAGCGGACTCGTTCCAAGATCCGAACTGCCTGCGGCTCTTACTCTTAGTGCTCTGGGTGGTAACATAGCCCGTGTAATTGGCCCAACAGTTGGTGGTCTCATTGTGGCCGCAATTGCGCCCTGGGCCGTATTTTTCATTAATTCAGCTGCCTTTATTGGAATGATCATTATCGTAAATAGATTGCCAAGAAAGTCTGATATTTCGCAAAATCAAAACTCACTACCGCCAGAGAATATAGTAAGAGCTATCCGGGTTCAGATACGGTATATACGTCATTCTCAAGCTGCACGTGTATTAATTGTGCGTGCTGGTCTGTTTACATTATGTAGCAGTGCTGTATTATCTCTCTTACCATTCTTAGCTAGACATGAATTAGGGCTTGATTCCACTGGATTTGGACTCCTGTTAGGGTCATTTGGTATGGGCGCTATAGCTGGTGGAATTGCAATTTTGCCAAGGTTACGCCCTAAGGCGTCGGTAGAATCTCTGATTACAGGTTCTGTAGTATTACTTTCTATTGTAACATTTGCAATAGGATATATACAAGATCTCTTAATTCTTTGCATCGTAATGGCTTTTGGTGGAGCAGGTTACATTACAATATTGTCAACATTTTATACGATTGGAATAAAATCTGCACCAAAGTGGATTGGAGCTAGAGTGTTAGCAATCTATCTTCTTGTACTCAATGGTGGCTTGGCGATAGGGAGTGTAATTTGGGGTACAGTTGCTAATGTATTTGGTATCCAAATCACACTTTCAGTTGCCTCATTAGCCTTGGCTGCAACCATTATTGCCAAGAAACGTTATAGCAGCACTTTGTTGAACGATCTGGATTTTACACCCGTAAGCGATCATTGGTCTCTTCCCCCTCAATCTTCAATTGACCCTTCACAGTATGAAAATCAAGCACTAATAACAATTGAATATAACAAGATTGATCCAAGTCTCTCTGATGAGTTTGAGCATAATGTACATGAATTAGGACGTCTTCTTAAGAGTGAAGGAATGGCATATTGGGAATTATTCCAAGATCCCACAGATACCGGTCACTACATAGAAATCAGAATAGCCGATACTTGGACTGATCATATGCGTCAGCATGAATATGTTACCAAAAACGTTCAAGTTATGGAAGATAGAATCCGTGCACTTATCAAGAATTGCCCCACACCTACAATATCGCACTATATAGGAAAATCACCTCTCAAATAG
- a CDS encoding NAD(P)-dependent alcohol dehydrogenase, with translation MSTTQFSSQSRGQYEARAYSAADPKSQLVPTSIPRRDPGDDDVQIEILFCGICHSDLHQIRNEWSAMPTVYPCVPGHEIVGRVTKVGNAVTKFKPGDLAAVGCLVDSDGECPNCQSGLEQFCPHMTLTYNSSDIHLGGVTYGGYSDSIVVKEHFVLHVPSNMNLAGTAPLLCAGITTYSPMRHWGVTTGKKVGVVGLGGLGHMAVKFAHALGAHVVVFTTSLKKKEDAMTLGADEAVVSQNTDEMNKHVGSFDFIIDTVSAEHDINAYLQLLRPDGNLTLVGAPDKPHAVSALSLLFNRRSLSGSLIGGIAETQEMLEFCSKHNITADVEIIPIQKVNEAYERLSRADVKYRFSIDMSSLKSQ, from the coding sequence ATGTCAACTACTCAATTTAGTTCACAATCACGTGGACAGTATGAAGCAAGGGCTTACTCTGCCGCGGACCCAAAATCTCAACTTGTCCCAACATCGATCCCAAGACGAGATCCTGGTGATGACGATGTTCAGATCGAGATCCTTTTCTGTGGTATTTGTCACTCTGACCTACATCAAATTCGTAATGAGTGGAGTGCAATGCCTACCGTTTATCCATGCGTTCCTGGACATGAGATTGTTGGCCGAGTCACAAAGGTTGGCAACGCAGTCACAAAGTTCAAACCCGGTGACCTAGCTGCCGTCGGCTGCTTGGTCGACTCTGATGGCGAATGTCCCAACTGCCAATCTGGTCTGGAGCAGTTCTGTCCGCACATGACCCTGACCTACAACTCTTCAGATATACACCTTGGAGGTGTCACATATGGAGGCTATTCCGATAGTATTGTCGTCAAAGAGCACTTTGTTCTACACGTTCCTTCCAACATGAATCTTGCTGGAACCGCTCCTCTCTTATGCGCTGGTATAACTACATACTCTCCCATGCGTCATTGGGGTGTTACCACGGGGAAAAAGGTAGGGGTAGTAGGCCTTGGAGGACTAGGTCATATGGCCGTAAAGTTTGCTCATGCACTTGGGGCCCATGTCGTAGTTTTTACTACTTCACTTAAGAAGAAAGAAGATGCAATGACCTTAGGCGCAGACGAAGCGGTTGTTTCGCAAAATACCGATGAGATGAATAAGCACGTAGGCAGTTTCGATTTTATAATCGACACCGTTTCTGCAGAGCACGATATTAACGCGTACCTACAATTACTCCGCCCCGATGGCAACCTCACACTCGTTGGCGCTCCGGACAAGCCTCATGCTGTCTCTGCTTTAAGTCTTTTATTCAATCGTCGCAGCCTCTCTGGCTCGCTTATTGGAGGTATTGCCGAAACACAGGAGATGCTCGAATTTTGTAGCAAACATAACATTACCGCTGATGTGGAAATCATCCCGATCCAAAAGGTAAACGAGGCTTATGAGCGATTGTCCCGTGCAGATGTAAAGTATCGCTTCTCAATTGATATGTCCTCTCTTAAATCTCAGTAA
- a CDS encoding MBL fold metallo-hydrolase — protein sequence MAQITPKVYSIEGITHPDPRGKVFPYLFVEDQNDLTLIDPSFLSQLPILEDYLIDIGYNIKNVKRIILTHVHMDHSQAANEVKRKSGAKIYSHWIEARYLSHNPPYSGPPTAQETVNKLEKLGVSMEALTKEYGSFDVEPIMVDEQISDGDTIGSLKVIHTPGHTPGHISLYYEEDKLLLGADSISKHVFGADGMYISAPQVSIDPVTAIVPAQRLSKVNFDKLLMAHQDSLLLEGAREAVETLVVQSIQKLKR from the coding sequence ATGGCACAGATAACTCCCAAGGTCTACTCAATTGAAGGTATAACCCATCCTGATCCCCGCGGAAAGGTATTCCCTTACTTGTTTGTAGAAGATCAAAATGATTTGACATTGATCGATCCTTCTTTTCTTTCACAGTTACCAATACTTGAAGACTATCTGATCGACATTGGTTATAATATTAAGAATGTAAAACGTATAATCTTAACTCATGTCCACATGGATCATTCACAAGCCGCCAATGAAGTAAAAAGGAAATCTGGAGCTAAGATTTATTCCCATTGGATTGAGGCAAGATATCTGAGCCATAACCCACCCTATAGTGGTCCTCCTACCGCACAAGAAACAGTTAATAAATTAGAAAAGCTTGGAGTCTCAATGGAAGCATTGACAAAGGAATATGGTAGTTTCGATGTCGAACCTATTATGGTGGATGAGCAGATATCTGATGGTGATACGATTGGAAGTCTTAAGGTCATTCACACTCCAGGGCATACACCGGGACATATTTCACTTTACTATGAAGAGGATAAACTCCTTCTGGGAGCAGACAGTATATCCAAACATGTATTTGGAGCAGACGGTATGTATATTTCTGCACCTCAAGTATCGATAGATCCGGTTACTGCAATAGTGCCTGCACAGAGACTCTCCAAGGTCAATTTTGACAAGTTATTGATGGCCCATCAGGATTCTCTATTATTGGAAGGGGCAAGAGAGGCTGTTGAAACACTAGTTGTTCAAAGCATTCAAAAACTAAAGAGATAA
- a CDS encoding transposase family protein has translation MEEFEEYFPGFMAFVDCTEQPIPRPSKNKKKRRLFYSGKKRMHTVKICTH, from the coding sequence ATGGAAGAATTTGAAGAGTATTTCCCTGGCTTTATGGCTTTTGTAGACTGTACAGAACAGCCTATACCAAGACCATCAAAGAACAAAAAGAAAAGAAGACTATTCTATTCTGGTAAGAAAAGGATGCACACGGTCAAGATCTGTACGCATTAG
- a CDS encoding universal stress protein, whose product MFPDPTVFPDPKEFISEFILPSFRKILVTHDGKDKSNKAINYAIYLSKLSGAEITILQIINDVKKQDNVNNIEGDLIDSMEEKIKKIKHAGCEKVSYKFKTGNTIDEIVDEINEMNYDLVVLTSSHLSSWMESLFSNTRKIISNIHTSVLIPQ is encoded by the coding sequence ATGTTTCCAGATCCGACAGTGTTTCCAGATCCGAAAGAGTTTATTTCCGAATTTATTCTCCCATCCTTTAGAAAAATTCTAGTAACTCATGATGGAAAAGATAAATCAAATAAGGCAATTAATTATGCTATTTATTTATCAAAATTGTCAGGTGCCGAGATAACAATTCTACAAATCATTAATGATGTAAAAAAACAAGATAATGTGAATAATATTGAAGGTGACTTGATAGATTCAATGGAAGAGAAAATAAAGAAGATTAAACATGCTGGTTGTGAGAAAGTCTCATATAAATTTAAGACAGGTAACACCATAGATGAAATAGTTGATGAAATTAATGAAATGAATTATGACTTGGTTGTATTGACATCTTCTCATTTGAGTTCCTGGATGGAATCACTATTTAGTAATACTAGAAAGATAATTAGTAACATACACACTAGTGTTTTGATACCTCAATAA